In Setaria italica strain Yugu1 chromosome I, Setaria_italica_v2.0, whole genome shotgun sequence, the genomic window AACTTGTATTGGTTGTTTTAATTTCTTCATTCCCATTTGTTCTCGTGACAGGTTTTTGTTGGTATATACAAGTTTATAGCCTACCTTTTGTGTTGTATAGGTACTGCATGCTGGCAGTGGTAACAAAAATGCATTCAAGGCACTTATTGCCGCAGAATACAGTGGCATCAAGGTTGAGTTGGTGAAGGACTTTCAAATGGGTGTCTCCAACAAAACTCCTGAGTTTCTCAAGATGAACCCTATTGGGAAGGTACGAAATAATGTTTTGTACCTTAAGAAGCCTGAAGGCTGATAGAATGGTCCATAATGTAATTTGGGCACTTCATTGCAGGTTCCTGTCCTCGAGACTCCTGATGGTGCTGTTTTTGAGAGCAATGCAATTGCACGATATGGTAAGCCAAATGTAGCAACATTGATGTCAAATATTTTGTTTGCAGTTATTTGATTTAGCACTGAATATTGTCATCTTTGTGAAGTTGCTCGTTTGAAGGCTGACAACCCGCTTTATGGATTTTCACTGATTGATTATGTGAGTGATGTTTTACATCCATTTGAtcattttattattttcttttaccTGTGCTTAAATGTTTTTGTTTGTTTCAGGCCCACATTGAACAATGGATGGACTTCGCTGCAACAGAGGTTGATGCTAACATTGGGAAGTGGTTGTTCCCACGTATGGGGTTTTATCCCTATGCTGCTGTGGTATGTATTTCCACGTGGCTAACACTCTTTGTGTTTCTCAAAAGCTTGATTGTAGTCTTATATTTCCATTTGCTCAACAGAGTGAGGAAACAGCCATTGCGGCTTTGAAAAGAGCATTGGGTTCCCTCAACACCCACCTTGCATCAAACACATTCCTTGTTGGGCATTCAGTGACTCTTGCGGATATCGTGCTGACATGCAACCTCTACTTGGGCTTTATTCGGATCATGACCAAGAGTTTCACCTCGGAGTTCCCTCATGTTGAGAGGTACTTCTGGACCATGGTTAACCAGCCAAACTTCAAGAAAGTCATAGGTGATGTGAAGCAGGCAGAAGCTGTGCCACCTGTTCAAAAGAAGGTGGCACCAGCCAAGGAGCAGAAGCCTAAGGAAACCAAAAAGGAGGCCCCAAAAGAGGCCCCAAAGCCTAAGGCAGATGAGAAACCAGCGGAGGAAGAGGCACCAAAGCCTAAGCCGAAGAATCATCTTGATTTGCTTCCTCCAAGCAAGATGATCCTTGATGATTGGAAGAGGCTGTACTCCAACACGAAAACCAACTTCCGCGAGGTTGCTATTAAAGGTACATTTTCCTTCCAAATTCATGTTTAAATATTACATCATTAATTGATGTTGACTGAATATACACTGTTGATGGCTACACAAGATTTTACAGTAGAACTTTTGAGTATCTTGTAGCTTTTAGTTCAAATTATAAGCAGGTAATCGAAATtttgtatgatttttttatgGTTTGCACAGTTTCCAGATCTTGATACTCAATTTTGTATTTGGTAACTTCAAGTGCGAC contains:
- the LOC101765436 gene encoding elongation factor 1-gamma 2 produces the protein MALVLHAGSGNKNAFKALIAAEYSGIKVELVKDFQMGVSNKTPEFLKMNPIGKVPVLETPDGAVFESNAIARYVARLKADNPLYGFSLIDYAHIEQWMDFAATEVDANIGKWLFPRMGFYPYAAVSEETAIAALKRALGSLNTHLASNTFLVGHSVTLADIVLTCNLYLGFIRIMTKSFTSEFPHVERYFWTMVNQPNFKKVIGDVKQAEAVPPVQKKVAPAKEQKPKETKKEAPKEAPKPKADEKPAEEEAPKPKPKNHLDLLPPSKMILDDWKRLYSNTKTNFREVAIKGFWDMYDPEGYSLWFCDYKYNDENTVSFVTMNKVGGFLQRMDLCRKYAFGKMLVVGSEPPFKVKGLWLFRGSEIPKFVMDEVYDMELYEWTKVDLSDEAQKERVNAMIEDQEPFEGEALLDAKCFK